From Choloepus didactylus isolate mChoDid1 chromosome 19, mChoDid1.pri, whole genome shotgun sequence, one genomic window encodes:
- the ZNF831 gene encoding zinc finger protein 831 isoform X2: protein MEVPGLTCSAPPAGDQPTPQPGMPGAPGGQTSPRLALGPVLLPPEQGLAPTVFLKALPVPLYHTVPPGGLQPRAPLVAGGPDGGGLPFILSPLLQPDGLGPTQGGKPPAPTLTVNIVGALPVLSPGLGPPLGSPGKVRKAGKYLCPHCGRDCLKPSVLEKHIRSHTGERPFPCATCGIAFKTQSNLYKHRRTQTHLNNSRLSSEAEAGGGLPEEGDRATTAPRAEGLGQRVGDGPSGRPPSPGVRGAGLCPPSTTHLPLTARKPDVKLDAGPRPGSPLDRETPLDSSHTACPGLPPAGTQPRWKLPEQKSPPASRPCPLQRQQATSWEKPWDAKGSEGRLRKWESTDSGYLSRSDSVEQPPAPASPLHSLSEHSTEAEGTPGPGAVPGPRAAALALEKQQLEERIARLISHNQAVVDDPQLDTVRPRKTVLSQQGSLDLPTPYTYKDSFHFDLRAREPGRHRQAALCTARSACGPGDRARPLFFHSVPTQLSTTVECGPVTRSNSLPLVEGTRTWREQPGPREAWPRKQKPLSPRPGPARLGCSLGLSWAGGPSTHPRALVRQAAVEDLPCAPAGDTLAPAQALDGKGSAAREGAVGKGGGAGKKCGRRKPKMFSQEKWQVYGDETFKRIYQKMKTSYHGGRRGKEERVGEGPGLDPHPRGEATAQPGQLRIPVCRGAPFPPGAASDGAVPGLLGRQVPQDVSLATEPPEQREPEARPGGSGQPGLSRAVSSPLSGRDAPCVGSKSLFLLPAGGPEPGGQLARGGQPEAPRPGLPDPKEGGAHGEEGEKEAALCGQSTPRLPSRGSGAPQPVEDKLPSERKKLKVEGLSSLEKSEPLGAGGKTGETPDGPARPTSPQEPGGPPQSADGTECGKARLVDVPAEPLVLSPAGVPNRSSSQPRPPGFLAQADDAFPPKYLLRLPRRETHSPRPVARESMQEPLCKRAWPQELAPFAGPGKGDPLSPSPASGRTPDAADSVLVDPGCSRLWDGVKGKQSGQDSGTRTDTSTPAPGESPGVAAREMASSVATLTCDSVTARSSEGEACTIRHLCMSSPAARAVSSGGLSKPWAPRATEDPPQGPPLWLRAGCCPQAGSFPWAVTLPQGPPPAQAEPASSPHSGTPRSCGAEGPFPSLKAEPQLTWCCLSCSIPLPAEQEGASSVFSRLHPPAGSSLGLDPDPRPLSKAAPEGWISTSLGDRGLLQTWQLSCPRAPGMTSQFRMSEPERKAGLHSRRVRTSRGSGKQKKLRINPKRYRGSFLQRRVQLRASRLHKVALRKGCHPHRLERPDPSRTGPQVSSEVAGNTVLGGASFTVSHGVPHGYQTPPGAEDAG, encoded by the exons ATGGAGGTGCCAGGACTCACTTGCTCTGCTCCCCCTGCCGGGGACCAGCCAACCCCCCAGCCTGGCATGCCGGGGGCTCCCGGTGGGCAGACCTCGCCCCGCCTCGCCCTGGGCCCCGTCCTCCTGCCGCCGGAGCAGGGCCTGGCGCCCACCGTCTTCCTGAAGGCCCTGCCCGTCCCGCTGTACCACACAGTGCCCCCCGGGGGCCTGCAGCCTCGTGCTCCCCTGGTGGCGGGCGGCCCGGATGGGGGTGGCCTGCCCTTCATCCTGAGCCCCCTGCTGCAGCCCGATGGGCTGGGTCCCACCCAGGGGGGGAAGCCGCCGGCCCCCACGCTGACTGTGAACATCGTGGGTGCGCTGCCCGTCCTGTCGCCGGGCCTGGGACCCCCGCTGGGCAGCCCCGGGAAGGTGAGGAAGGCGGGCAAGTACCTGTGCCCGCACTGTGGCCGCGACTGCCTGAAGCCCAGCGTCCTGGAGAAGCACATCCGGTCCCACACCGGGGAGCGGCCCTTCCCCTGTGCCACCTGCGGCATTGCCTTCAAGACGCAGAGCAACCTGTACAAGCACCGCCGGACGCAGACACACCTCAACAACTCGCGGCTGTCCTCAGAGGCCGAGGCGGGTGGTGGCCTCCCGGAGGAGGGGGACAGGGCCACCACAGCCCCCAGGGCGGAGGGCCTGGGCCAGAGAGTGGGCGATGGGCCCTCAGGGAGACCCCCTTCCCCGGGAGTCCGGGGTGCTGGGCTCTGCCCACCGTCCACCACACATCTGCCCCTCACTGCCAGGAAGCCAGACGTGAAGTTGGACGCTGGTCCCCGCCCGGGGTCCCCGCTTGACAGGGAGACCCCTTTGGACTCGAGCCACACAGCCTGCCCCGGGCTCCCGCCGGCCGGCACCCAGCCGCGGTGGAAGCTGCCGGAACAGAAGTCTCCGCCGGCCAGCAGGCCGTGTCCACTGCAGCGGCAGCAGGCAACCTCCTGGGAGAAGCCCTGGGATGCCAAGGGCTCCGAGGGCCGCCTGAGGAAGTGGGAGAGCACTGACTCGGGCTACCTGTCCCGCTCGGACAGCGTGGAGCAGCCACCGGCCCCTGCCAGCCCCCTGCACAGCCTGTCAGAGCACAGCACCGAGGCCGAGGGCACCCCGGGGCCCGGGGCCGTGCCAGGCCCACGCGCAGCCGCCCTGGCCCTGGAGAAGCAGCAGCTGGAGGAGCGCATCGCCCGGCTCATCTCGCACAACCAGGCCGTGGTGGACGACCCCCAGCTGGACACCGTGCGCCCCCGCAAGACCGTCCTGTCCCAGCAGGGCAGCCTCGACCTGCCCACACCCTACACCTACAAGGACTCCTTCCACTTCGACCTCCGGGCGCGGGAGCCTGGCCGCCACAGGCAGGCCGCCCTCTGCACGGCACGCTCGGCTTGCGGGCCCGGGGACCGGGCGCGGCCCCTCTTCTTTCACTCGGTGCCCACGCAGCTCTCCACCACTGTGGAGTGCGGGCCCGTCACCAGGAGCAACTCGCTGCCCCTCGTCGAGGGCACCAGGACGTGGCGGGAGCAGCCGGGCCCCCGGGAGGCCTGGCCCAGGAAGCAGAAGCCGCTGAGCCCCAGGCCCGGCCCAGCCCGACTGGGTTGCAGCTTGGGGTTGAGCTGGGCTGGAGGCCCCAGCACGCACCCCCGGGCCCTGGTGCGGCAGGCTGCCGTGGAGGACCTGCCCTGTGCCCCCGCCGGAGATACCCTGGCCCCCGCCCAGGCCCTGGATGGAAAGGGGAGTGCTGCCCGCGAGGGGGCGGTGGGCAAGGGCGGAGGGGCAGGGAAGAAGTGTGGCCGGAGGAAGCCGAAGATGTTCTCCCAGGAGAAGTGGCAAGTGTACGGGGACGAGACGTTCAAGAGAATCTACCAGAAAATGAAAACCAGCTACCACGGAggcaggagggggaaggaggagagagtggGTGAAGGGCCAGGGCTGGACCCACACCCACGGGGAGAGGCCACGGCCCAGCCCGGGCAGCTGCGGATCCCAGTCTGCAGAGGCGCCCCCTTCCCTCCTGGGGCTGCTTCAGATGGGGCAGTGCCAGGCCTTTTGGGGAGACAGGTGCCCCAGGATGTCTCCCTGGCGACTGAGCCTCCCGAGCAGAGGGAGCCGGAGGCCAGGCCAGGAGGCAGTGGCCAGCCCGGGTTGAGCAGGGCCGTGTCGTCGCCCCTCAGTGGCAGGGACGCCCCCTGTGTGGGCAGCAAGAGCCTTTTCCTTCTTCCAGCTGGGGGGCCGGAGCCAGGGGGGCAGCTGGCCCGAGGAGGGCAGCCAGAGGCCCCCAGGCCGGGGTTGCCCGACCCCAAGGAAGGAGGTGCccatggggaggagggggagaaggaggcgGCTCTGTGTGGACAGAGCACCCCGAGGCTGCCCAGCCGTGGCTCTGGAGCACCCCAGCCCGTGGAGGACAAGCTCCCCTCGGAGAGGAAGAAGCTGAAGGTGGAGGGGCTGAGCAGTCTGGAGAAATCAGAGCCTCTGGGAGCAGGAGGCAAGACAGGAGAGACCCCGGATGGCCCTGCACGGCCCACCTCCCCACAGGAGCCAGGGGGGCCGCCCCAGAGTGCTGACGGCACGGAGTGTGGGAAGGCCAGGCTGGTGGACGTGCCTGCGGAGCCCCTTGTTTTGAGCCCAGCAGGGGTCCCCAACAGAAGCAGCTCCCAGCCTCGGCCTCCTGGCTTCCTGGCTCAGGCAGATGATGCTTTTCCCCCAAAGTACCTGCTCAGATTACCTCGGAGAGAGACCCACTCCCCTCGGCCTGTCGCCCGGGAATCCATGCAGGAGCCCCTCTGCAAGAGAGCGTGGCCTCAGGAACTGGCCCCCTTTGCTGGACcagggaagggggacccgctgTCTCCCAGCCCAGCTTCAGGCAGGACCCCAGATGCGGCAGACAGTGTCCTGGTGGACCCTGGCTGTTCCAGGCTGTGGGATGGGGTAAAAGGGAAGCAGTCGGGACAGGACAGTGGGACCAGAACGGACACTagcaccccagcccctggggagTCGCCAGGTGTAGCCGCCAGGGAGATGGCCTCCTCCGTGGCCACCCTCACGTGTGACTCCGTCACAGCCCGGTCCTCGGAGGGTGAGGCCTGCACCATCCGCCACCTCTGCATGAGCAGCCCTGCGGCGAGGGCCGTGTCCTCTGGGGGGTTGTCGAAACCCTGGGCACCCAGGGCCACGGAAGACCCTCCACAGGGGCCTCCACTCTGGCTGCGTGCAGGCTGCTGCCCCCAGGCCGGCTCCTTCCCCTGGGCCGTCACTCTGCCCCAGGGCCCACCCCCGGCCCAGGCCGAGCCGGCCTCGTCTCCCCACTCAGGGACCCCCCGGAGCTGCGGGGCCGAGGGCCCCTTCCCCTCGCTGAAGGCTGAGCCCCAGCTGACGTGGTGCTGCTTGAGCTGCAGCATTCCTCTGCCTGCAGAGCAGGAGGGGGCCTCGTCCGTGTTCTCACGTCTGCACCCCCCTGCCGGCAGCAGCCTGGGCCTGGATCCCGACCCCAGGCCCCTGAGCAAAGCAGCGCCCGAAGGATGGATCAGCACAAGCCTGGGAGACCGAGGGCTGCTACAAACATGGCAG CTCTCCTGCCCAAGAGCTCCGGGGATGACCTCCCAGTTCCGGATGTCTGAGCCAGAGCGGAAGGCAGGCCTGCACAGCAGGAGGGTGAGGACGTCTCGTGGGAGTGGCAAGCAGAAAAAACTGAGGATCAACCCCAAAAG